The following proteins are co-located in the Candidatus Melainabacteria bacterium RIFOXYA2_FULL_32_9 genome:
- a CDS encoding Rossman fold protein, TIGR00730 family, which produces MGKNICIYCSASNTVDSAFFRAANKLGTLIATRGHTLVYGGGCVGLMGEVAKSVHHCGGEVIGVIPEGLRNKEVCYEQADELIVTKDMRERKATMEAKSDAFITIPGGFGTLEEILEMITARQLGFHNKPLVIVNINGFYDPLVQLFEHIFQHNFANANLKDSYYIASDIESAVTFVEQYSSTDFISRW; this is translated from the coding sequence ATGGGGAAAAATATTTGTATATACTGTTCAGCAAGTAATACCGTTGATTCTGCTTTCTTTAGAGCAGCAAATAAACTAGGTACTTTAATAGCAACCAGAGGTCATACCCTGGTTTATGGTGGAGGCTGTGTTGGATTAATGGGAGAGGTGGCTAAATCAGTACATCATTGTGGTGGCGAGGTTATAGGAGTAATCCCTGAAGGATTAAGAAATAAAGAAGTGTGTTATGAACAGGCTGATGAATTAATAGTAACTAAAGACATGCGTGAGCGTAAAGCAACTATGGAAGCAAAATCAGATGCTTTTATTACTATTCCGGGTGGATTTGGCACACTTGAAGAAATTTTAGAGATGATAACAGCAAGACAGTTGGGATTTCATAATAAACCTTTAGTAATAGTTAATATTAACGGTTTTTATGATCCGCTTGTCCAGTTATTTGAGCATATTTTCCAGCATAATTTTGCAAATGCGAATCTTAAAGATTCATACTATATTGCATCAGACATAGAAAGTGCTGTTACTTTTGTTGAGCAATATTCTTCTACAGACTTTATTAGCAGATGGTAA